GCGTCTTTTATTTCCATTGCGATTCTTCTGCCTGTTGAAACGGGTTTATCCCAGTAAAGGGCAGCGTATGGTGAACCATTTATAAATAAGTTAGTTCCAGCAACTATTCGGCAGGAGATTTCTATTATAGAAAATTTTTGCTCCGGAGTGATAATCGTCTCAAGACAAAATGGGCCCCATATTCCCTTTTTCATTAATTTTTGCGAAGTTGCCACAACTCTTTCCCCCATTTCGAACGCTTCTGCAAGAAGCGACTCTCGCAGAGTTAACGGTGAGTTTCCAACGACGACGAACGACGGTTCTATTCCAAGACCTGTTTGGTTTTGGACTGGGATTCGCCCTAGAGAGTCTACGTTAGACTCGTATCTTTTGTCTATTGATAAAATCTCGAGTTCTTTTGATATTGGGGAATAAAAATAATGAATATAAAGAGGAACGCCGATGACGTACTCTTGGACGATAAACCTTTGTGGTTTAAACCCTTTTAGACGCCTTAGTAACTCTTTTTCGTTTTTTGCAAAAAAGTACCCTTCGCCTCCCGCTGCCCCAAAAGCTTTAACAATTACCGGGCTGTCTATCTTGTCTCCTTTTTTATAACGCTTTGGGACTGGAATGTCTGATTGTATTAGCCACTCTCTTTGCATTTTGCGGTCTGATTCCCAGTCTAAAACTTCTTTATTGCCAAAATAAGGAACTTTCATTTTTTTGTTTTCGTCTATACCCAGATAAGCGACAAAAGATCCGTGAGGAATTATGATGCAGTTTTCTTTTATTAAAGTTTTTTCTACTTGTGGAAATTCCGCGTATGTGGGGATTTCTATTATCTTGTCGATGAAGTTAAAGCGTTTGTAGAGGTCTAGTCTGTTTGAGGTCGCGACCAGAACTGTTTTGAATTTTTCGTCGTGTGCGCCTTTTAAAATTTGGAGAGCAGAGTGGGAACCGAGAGTTGCTATTTTGTAGGATTTTCGTCCCGCCATCTTTGTATTCTACAGACTCTGAGGCTAAATTGCAAAAAAGGCGGCGGCTAGAACAAGGAGGATATAAAGCAGAGACCAGGGGATAATTTTTTTAATGATGTGCCTTTCCTTTCCTTTTAAGTCGACTGCTGTTTGGGCGGCAATAATGTTTGGGATTGAAATCATATTTCCTGCTGTTGCGCCTAGAAGCTGCAATGAAAGGATAATGGAAATATTTATACCTGCTTGTTCTGCGGCATGAGCTTGTGCAGGGCCGAAAAGTAAGTTTGAGACCGTTGCGCTTCCCGCGATAAATGCGCCGAATGCTCCTATAAATGGCGACAAAAGCGGCAGTAGGGGTGTCTCTAAGTTTTTAAAGGCTTGGGTCGCTAGCTGGCTGTTGACCATTACTTGCATTAGCCCCACAACTAAAAAAATTATTGTTGCAATATAGGGTATTTTGACGAAAGCTTCTTTTGCGCCTTTAAAGACGTCTCTTAAAGTTAAGCTTGATACAGCAATAATGACGACTGCCGATATCAAAAATATAGTTCCGGGATTAAAAAGGACAAAAGTATGAGAAATGTTCTCGTTAATTTCTGCCGTTAACCTCAGGGGTATAAGTTTCGCAATTATCAAGAGTGAAACAAGTAAAGCGTAAGGCATTAAAGCTTTAGTCGGCGAAATCCTCACTTTGGGTTCTGATGGATCTTTAATTTTGAAGTCATTATTGAATTTAAACAGTCCTAATTTTAGGGCTAAAAGAACAACCGCCGTTCCGATGGTGGCTCCCGCAATTGATGGAAATTCCAACCCCAGATATAAACCAAAATAATAAGGAATAACAAAACAGAGTCCTGAAAATATGGCAAAGGGCGAAGCTTTTATAAAAAATTGCCACACTGGTTTCTTTAATGCATAAGTAAGAATTGCCAGTACCATAAGAGGCACAAAAACTCCAACTATTGCTCCTAACTCAACAGTGTTTTGGGCTATTTCTTGCATATTAAAATTATGAAAACCTATTTTAATTGGAGTTCCTACCGCACCGAAAGTAACAGGTGCGCTGTTTGCAACTAGTGCGATAACCACTGCCCAAATCGGTTTTATTCCTGTTCTTAATAAAAGATACGCAACGATTAGTGCCGGGATTCCAAAGCCGGCTGTGCTTTCCAGAAACGCTCCAAAAAACCACGCCAATAAAATTGTTTGTACTCGGATGTCTGGTGATATTTTATGCAGGTATGTTTCGAGGGAAGAAATTACGTCCGCTTTTTGCATTAAATATAAAAAGGTGAGAGCACCGAAAACAATTAACACAATGTCGAGCGAGACAAAAGCGCCTTTTAAGAGGCTTGAAAGAATAACTTGATAGGACGTATGTAGATAAAACGTGCTTAAGATTATGGCAGCAAACAAACTTATGAGTGCTGATATTTTTAGCTTGTTTTTGAAGAGTAAAAGGCCACCTACAAGTATTAATATCGGCAGAAGCGACAAAAAAGTTTGCACAAAATATTTTAACAAATAATTATTACGAAGTTAACCGAGGGTTGCGATTTTGTAACTTTTTCGTCCCGCCGCCCGAAATTAAACTTGCAAGTCTTAATCTTTCGCTCATCTTAAATCTAGTGATTCGGATTTGAATGTAAGATTTTTGGGCAGAATTTGGACTTCGCGCGGGCCCTTTTTGACATAGCCTGCATTGTAAATTTTTAACTTTTGAGACTTTGCTGCAGTTTCTACTTTATTCAAATCTTTTGGATTTATAAAAATACCGAAGCCTGCTCCCATATTAAAATTTCCATACATATCTTTCTCGCTTATTTGACCTTGCTCTTGCATGAACGTGAATTCTTCCTGAGGAGTTGGGATCATTTCGATTACATATGATAATTTTTTTGGATGGCGCATAATTTTTCGCCAACCGTGTCCGGTAATGTTGACCATGTAATGAATGTCTACTTTTTGATCGAACAATTCGTCGATAAATTTAGCATATATAATCGTTGGTCTTCTTAGGGCTTCGCCAAACATTTTGCCGCTTGGCATAGGTGTTGCTAGACCTTGAGGTAATTTTTTCGCAATTCTTCTTGCGAGCGTTAAACCGTTGGCGTGAATGCCTGACGATTCCAACAGGATTATTAAATCCCCAGCTCCTAATTTTTCCCCAAGCACAAGTCTTGATTTTGGTCTGATTACGCCAGTGGCAGCACCTGCAAGTTCGATTGTGTTTTTGTGAACGATATTGGTTAAGGTGGGCGTCTCTCCCCCGCCCCAGGTTGCCCCAGCCAGATTACAAGCACGCTTCCATCCTAAGAGCAATTCTCGGACTCTTTTTTTATCACTGAACCAGGAAGAATGACCCACCGCAAAATATGCATTAATGACTTCGGGCTTTGCGCCAACGGTAATTAAATCGTTTACTATCATTGCTACTGTGTCCTGCGAAATTACACTGTAGTAACTCTTACCGGTAATTTTGATCATCTCATCTTCTACAATATTTTTAGTACCGAGTCCTTCTATAACAAATGCGCGGTAATGATCGCCGCAATCGTAGACATAGGATGATTCTCCTCTTGATTCGGGTACTTCTTTTTCTTTTAGTCTCAGGAGGTTTTTGGCAGTAGATTTTGCCAGTTTTTGCGCACTCTTTTTGACAGGATCCATTGCTCTATAAGAGACTCCTGATTTTTCGTAGATGTCTCGCGGTGTCATATTTGTTTTTGCCATGATTGTCCGAAATTGCCAAGACTTTTTGATGCGAGTTTATTGGCAAATTCTGCTGACCATTTTAACGATTTGTCTTTTAAAATCCCCTATAGAAATCCCGCGGCAAACGTATCCCCTGCCCCCGTTGTATCTACGATATTGTTCACTTTATGTCTGCCCGTTAAGAACTGCTTTTTGTTTGTGGTAATTAAAGCGCCTTTTTTGGAAAGAGTGCAAACTACAATTTTTGGACCAAATTTAAGTAAATAATTGCTTCCTGCTCTTGGAGGTTTTCCGGTTAATTTTTTAAGTTCATGCTCATTTAAGAAAATAATATCGCTCTTTTTAATAATGGGTTTAATTTTAGTTTTAGCTCTTTGAATATAAAAGCCGCTAGGATTAAAACTAATCATTGGGCCTTTTACGCTTTCTAAAAAATCTAGGGTTTTATTAATACCTTTTTCTACATCGACAACAAGTGGCGTAATGTGAACAATCTTTGCTTTGTTGATAAAGTTGTAATCTAAACTTGAAAAAAAGTCTCTTTCGTGTTTATTTTCTTCTGACAAGAATGTTCTTTGTTTGCCTACTCTTGTTAGGATACAAGGGCACATCGGTGTTTTGCCGGCTCGTAAGATTTTTGTTTTTTCTAGATTGATATTTTTTATCCAATAATCGCCGTCTTCATCTTTGCCAATTACTCCAAGATATGCGCTTTTAGTTTTTAACGTGTATAGCGCTGATAGTGTATTTGGCGCAATTCCCCCAGGACTTTTGGTTGTGGGTTTAAGATGTTTTAAGATCTCTTCCCTGGTTATTTTCTTTTCGGAGAAAAGGAAATCGTCTTCGGGGTTTAAGTTGATGCTTTTTAAAAAGTCGTTATTTGTTTCGAAAAAATAATCGGTGTAGGCAGATCCGATTCCAACTATGTCTGCCATATTTTTTTGGGGGCAGGAGAACTAATCACTACTATTAGTTGTGAAAGCATATGCTATGACATTTGAGTGGCTAACTCTTACCATTAAGTCTGGGTTGTCT
This DNA window, taken from Candidatus Curtissbacteria bacterium, encodes the following:
- a CDS encoding formate--phosphoribosylaminoimidazolecarboxamide ligase — protein: MAGRKSYKIATLGSHSALQILKGAHDEKFKTVLVATSNRLDLYKRFNFIDKIIEIPTYAEFPQVEKTLIKENCIIIPHGSFVAYLGIDENKKMKVPYFGNKEVLDWESDRKMQREWLIQSDIPVPKRYKKGDKIDSPVIVKAFGAAGGEGYFFAKNEKELLRRLKGFKPQRFIVQEYVIGVPLYIHYFYSPISKELEILSIDKRYESNVDSLGRIPVQNQTGLGIEPSFVVVGNSPLTLRESLLAEAFEMGERVVATSQKLMKKGIWGPFCLETIITPEQKFSIIEISCRIVAGTNLFINGSPYAALYWDKPVSTGRRIAMEIKDAIRTKKLNKILD
- a CDS encoding L-lactate permease; the protein is MQTFLSLLPILILVGGLLLFKNKLKISALISLFAAIILSTFYLHTSYQVILSSLLKGAFVSLDIVLIVFGALTFLYLMQKADVISSLETYLHKISPDIRVQTILLAWFFGAFLESTAGFGIPALIVAYLLLRTGIKPIWAVVIALVANSAPVTFGAVGTPIKIGFHNFNMQEIAQNTVELGAIVGVFVPLMVLAILTYALKKPVWQFFIKASPFAIFSGLCFVIPYYFGLYLGLEFPSIAGATIGTAVVLLALKLGLFKFNNDFKIKDPSEPKVRISPTKALMPYALLVSLLIIAKLIPLRLTAEINENISHTFVLFNPGTIFLISAVVIIAVSSLTLRDVFKGAKEAFVKIPYIATIIFLVVGLMQVMVNSQLATQAFKNLETPLLPLLSPFIGAFGAFIAGSATVSNLLFGPAQAHAAEQAGINISIILSLQLLGATAGNMISIPNIIAAQTAVDLKGKERHIIKKIIPWSLLYILLVLAAAFFAI
- a CDS encoding AIR synthase-related protein; its protein translation is MAKTNMTPRDIYEKSGVSYRAMDPVKKSAQKLAKSTAKNLLRLKEKEVPESRGESSYVYDCGDHYRAFVIEGLGTKNIVEDEMIKITGKSYYSVISQDTVAMIVNDLITVGAKPEVINAYFAVGHSSWFSDKKRVRELLLGWKRACNLAGATWGGGETPTLTNIVHKNTIELAGAATGVIRPKSRLVLGEKLGAGDLIILLESSGIHANGLTLARRIAKKLPQGLATPMPSGKMFGEALRRPTIIYAKFIDELFDQKVDIHYMVNITGHGWRKIMRHPKKLSYVIEMIPTPQEEFTFMQEQGQISEKDMYGNFNMGAGFGIFINPKDLNKVETAAKSQKLKIYNAGYVKKGPREVQILPKNLTFKSESLDLR
- a CDS encoding carbohydrate kinase family protein, which produces MADIVGIGSAYTDYFFETNNDFLKSINLNPEDDFLFSEKKITREEILKHLKPTTKSPGGIAPNTLSALYTLKTKSAYLGVIGKDEDGDYWIKNINLEKTKILRAGKTPMCPCILTRVGKQRTFLSEENKHERDFFSSLDYNFINKAKIVHITPLVVDVEKGINKTLDFLESVKGPMISFNPSGFYIQRAKTKIKPIIKKSDIIFLNEHELKKLTGKPPRAGSNYLLKFGPKIVVCTLSKKGALITTNKKQFLTGRHKVNNIVDTTGAGDTFAAGFL